The nucleotide window AAAAGCCGCTGCTGTTATCATTGTAGGCCTGTAAAAGTGCCTCGAATTTCGGTGTTTCCATAATCACATTACTCGTCGGGAGATCGTAAAAGTCGTCATAGAGCTTGCAGGCCGTTTTGGCTGTGCCGCCGACGGCAAACAGGTCGCGGACAGTGCCGGAAATGCCTGTCTTTTCTATTTCGTACAATACGCCATTTTTAATTTCCGCGAGTTCCTTTTTCGTCGGCTGAAAGTCGGCGATGTATTTTAAATAGAGATTTAGGGAACCAATCGGCATACTGGCCGCCTGAACGATCTCTTTTTTCTTGAAGATGAGAAGCTCCGTACTTGCCCCGCCGATGTCAATTAAAAGTCCGTCTTCAGAGTCAATGACGCGCAAAGCACCTAAAAAGCCAAAGCGTGCCTCTTCTTCGCCAGTCAAAACGTCAACGTGAAGACCCGTCCCGTCGGTGATTGCCTTGGTTGCCTCGTCCGTATTGGCAATATTGCGCAGGCATGCTGTTGCAAAGACATGAT belongs to Oscillospiraceae bacterium CM and includes:
- a CDS encoding phosphatase, producing MLYGIIDLGSNTIRLSIFTYEQGEAKLLLNKKVMAGLVSYVDDQKLSSAGIAKACAVLNTFKELLTNFNIKIYHVFATACLRNIANTDEATKAITDGTGLHVDVLTGEEEARFGFLGALRVIDSEDGLLIDIGGASTELLIFKKKEIVQAASMPIGSLNLYLKYIADFQPTKKELAEIKNGVLYEIEKTGISGTVRDLFAVGGTAKTACKLYDDFYDLPTSNVIMETPKFEALLQAYNDNSSGFSRRILQVEPERFHTIIPGMVVLNTIAKSFESDSITISKCGIPEGYLYNRVVKARTDV